One Mugil cephalus isolate CIBA_MC_2020 chromosome 10, CIBA_Mcephalus_1.1, whole genome shotgun sequence genomic window carries:
- the LOC125015446 gene encoding carbohydrate sulfotransferase 8-like isoform X3 translates to MSRVGSRLQDSVLSVLMKLVLGGSWFQSRWVLVLLGAGSLLLLVHLQDLTETMLQQNSGLQVLVGPRWPVEKDFGHHTVSPSVPSLVSKPPVTKRHRKLLKNSPPPGGEEAEQHGELARTVASRRRLLMEVCGRYQSGVSGRVVSRRQVSRVFVEDRSQLLYCEVPKAGCSNWKRVLMVLGGSATSTRDIPHDAAHYANRLRRLDSYDGAGVARRLASYTKVLFVREPFERLVSAFRDKFESPNSYYHPVFGRPIISRYRANASLAALRTGAGVTFREFVQYLLDVRRPVGMDIHWEPASQLCHPCLLRYHFIGKFESLEEEANFLLRGVGAPENLTFPHFKDRNPREERTSSRITQKYFLQLNATERQKVFDFYYMDYVMFNYSKPFTDLH, encoded by the exons ATGAGCCGGGTGGGGTCTAGGCTGCAGGACTCTGTGCTGTCCGTCCTCATGAAGCTGGTCCTGGGTGGGTCCTGGTTCCAGTCCCGGTGGGTCCTGGTCCTGCTGGGAGCTggatctctgctgctgctggtccaCCTCCAGGACCTGACGGAGACGATGCTGCAGCAGAACTCAG GTCTGCAGGTGCTGGTGGGTCCCCGTTGGCCTGTAGAGAAG gacTTTGGACATCATACTGTGTCTCCGTCTGTCCCATCTCTTGTCTCCAAGCCTCCGGTCACCAAACGTCATAGGAAGTTGTTGAAGAACAGCCCCCCCCCTGGTGGCGAGGAGGCGGAGCAGCATGGGGAGCTGGCGAGGACTGTGGCGTCTCGGCGCCGCCTCCTGATGGAGGTGTGCGGCCGGTACCAGTCGGGCGTTTCCGGGCGCGTGGTGTCCCGGCGGCAGGTGTCCCGGGTGTTCGTGGAGGACCGGTCCCAGCTGCTGTACTGCGAGGTCCCAAAGGCCGGCTGCTCCAACTGGAAGCGGGTGCTGATGGTGCTGGGCGGCAGTGCCACCTCCACCCGAGACATTCCTCACGACGCGGCGCACTACGCCAACCGGCTGCGCCGCCTGGACAGCTACGACGGCGCCGGCGTGGCCCGGAGACTCGCCTCCTACACCAAGGTGCTGTTTGTGCGCGAGCCCTTCGAGCGCCTGGTGTCGGCGTTCAGGGACAAGTTTGAGAGTCCGAACTCGTACTACCACCCGGTGTTCGGACGCCCCATCATCTCCAGGTACCGAGCCAACGCCTCGCTGGCGGCGCTGCGAACCGGCGCCGGCGTCACCTTCCGGGAGTTCGTCCAGTACCTGCTGGACGTGCGGAGGCCGGTGGGGATGGACATCCACTGGGAGCCGGCCAGCCAGCTCTGCCACCCCTGCCTCCTCCGCTACCACTTCATCGGCAAGTTTGAGAGTTTGGAGGAAGAAGCCAACTTCCTGCTGCGTGGCGTCGGGGCACCGGAAAACCTCACGTTTCCTCACTTCAAAGACCGGAATCCTCGGGAAGAACGGACGTCCTCCAGAATCACCCAGAAATACTTCCTCCAGCTCAACGCCACTGAGAGACAGAAGGTCTTTGACTTCTACTACATGGATTATGTCATGTTCAACTACAGCAAACCCTTCACAGACCTGcactga
- the LOC125015446 gene encoding carbohydrate sulfotransferase 8-like isoform X2: protein MSRVGSRLQDSVLSVLMKLVLGGSWFQSRWVLVLLGAGSLLLLVHLQDLTETMLQQNSVWSGLMWSDLVSTSLVWCVSGLQVLVGPRWPVEKPPVTKRHRKLLKNSPPPGGEEAEQHGELARTVASRRRLLMEVCGRYQSGVSGRVVSRRQVSRVFVEDRSQLLYCEVPKAGCSNWKRVLMVLGGSATSTRDIPHDAAHYANRLRRLDSYDGAGVARRLASYTKVLFVREPFERLVSAFRDKFESPNSYYHPVFGRPIISRYRANASLAALRTGAGVTFREFVQYLLDVRRPVGMDIHWEPASQLCHPCLLRYHFIGKFESLEEEANFLLRGVGAPENLTFPHFKDRNPREERTSSRITQKYFLQLNATERQKVFDFYYMDYVMFNYSKPFTDLH, encoded by the exons ATGAGCCGGGTGGGGTCTAGGCTGCAGGACTCTGTGCTGTCCGTCCTCATGAAGCTGGTCCTGGGTGGGTCCTGGTTCCAGTCCCGGTGGGTCCTGGTCCTGCTGGGAGCTggatctctgctgctgctggtccaCCTCCAGGACCTGACGGAGACGATGCTGCAGCAGAACTCAG tctggtctggtctgatgtggtctgatctggtctcgactagtctggtctggtgtgTTTCAGGTCTGCAGGTGCTGGTGGGTCCCCGTTGGCCTGTAGAGAAG CCTCCGGTCACCAAACGTCATAGGAAGTTGTTGAAGAACAGCCCCCCCCCTGGTGGCGAGGAGGCGGAGCAGCATGGGGAGCTGGCGAGGACTGTGGCGTCTCGGCGCCGCCTCCTGATGGAGGTGTGCGGCCGGTACCAGTCGGGCGTTTCCGGGCGCGTGGTGTCCCGGCGGCAGGTGTCCCGGGTGTTCGTGGAGGACCGGTCCCAGCTGCTGTACTGCGAGGTCCCAAAGGCCGGCTGCTCCAACTGGAAGCGGGTGCTGATGGTGCTGGGCGGCAGTGCCACCTCCACCCGAGACATTCCTCACGACGCGGCGCACTACGCCAACCGGCTGCGCCGCCTGGACAGCTACGACGGCGCCGGCGTGGCCCGGAGACTCGCCTCCTACACCAAGGTGCTGTTTGTGCGCGAGCCCTTCGAGCGCCTGGTGTCGGCGTTCAGGGACAAGTTTGAGAGTCCGAACTCGTACTACCACCCGGTGTTCGGACGCCCCATCATCTCCAGGTACCGAGCCAACGCCTCGCTGGCGGCGCTGCGAACCGGCGCCGGCGTCACCTTCCGGGAGTTCGTCCAGTACCTGCTGGACGTGCGGAGGCCGGTGGGGATGGACATCCACTGGGAGCCGGCCAGCCAGCTCTGCCACCCCTGCCTCCTCCGCTACCACTTCATCGGCAAGTTTGAGAGTTTGGAGGAAGAAGCCAACTTCCTGCTGCGTGGCGTCGGGGCACCGGAAAACCTCACGTTTCCTCACTTCAAAGACCGGAATCCTCGGGAAGAACGGACGTCCTCCAGAATCACCCAGAAATACTTCCTCCAGCTCAACGCCACTGAGAGACAGAAGGTCTTTGACTTCTACTACATGGATTATGTCATGTTCAACTACAGCAAACCCTTCACAGACCTGcactga
- the LOC125015446 gene encoding carbohydrate sulfotransferase 8-like isoform X1, protein MSRVGSRLQDSVLSVLMKLVLGGSWFQSRWVLVLLGAGSLLLLVHLQDLTETMLQQNSVWSGLMWSDLVSTSLVWCVSGLQVLVGPRWPVEKDFGHHTVSPSVPSLVSKPPVTKRHRKLLKNSPPPGGEEAEQHGELARTVASRRRLLMEVCGRYQSGVSGRVVSRRQVSRVFVEDRSQLLYCEVPKAGCSNWKRVLMVLGGSATSTRDIPHDAAHYANRLRRLDSYDGAGVARRLASYTKVLFVREPFERLVSAFRDKFESPNSYYHPVFGRPIISRYRANASLAALRTGAGVTFREFVQYLLDVRRPVGMDIHWEPASQLCHPCLLRYHFIGKFESLEEEANFLLRGVGAPENLTFPHFKDRNPREERTSSRITQKYFLQLNATERQKVFDFYYMDYVMFNYSKPFTDLH, encoded by the exons ATGAGCCGGGTGGGGTCTAGGCTGCAGGACTCTGTGCTGTCCGTCCTCATGAAGCTGGTCCTGGGTGGGTCCTGGTTCCAGTCCCGGTGGGTCCTGGTCCTGCTGGGAGCTggatctctgctgctgctggtccaCCTCCAGGACCTGACGGAGACGATGCTGCAGCAGAACTCAG tctggtctggtctgatgtggtctgatctggtctcgactagtctggtctggtgtgTTTCAGGTCTGCAGGTGCTGGTGGGTCCCCGTTGGCCTGTAGAGAAG gacTTTGGACATCATACTGTGTCTCCGTCTGTCCCATCTCTTGTCTCCAAGCCTCCGGTCACCAAACGTCATAGGAAGTTGTTGAAGAACAGCCCCCCCCCTGGTGGCGAGGAGGCGGAGCAGCATGGGGAGCTGGCGAGGACTGTGGCGTCTCGGCGCCGCCTCCTGATGGAGGTGTGCGGCCGGTACCAGTCGGGCGTTTCCGGGCGCGTGGTGTCCCGGCGGCAGGTGTCCCGGGTGTTCGTGGAGGACCGGTCCCAGCTGCTGTACTGCGAGGTCCCAAAGGCCGGCTGCTCCAACTGGAAGCGGGTGCTGATGGTGCTGGGCGGCAGTGCCACCTCCACCCGAGACATTCCTCACGACGCGGCGCACTACGCCAACCGGCTGCGCCGCCTGGACAGCTACGACGGCGCCGGCGTGGCCCGGAGACTCGCCTCCTACACCAAGGTGCTGTTTGTGCGCGAGCCCTTCGAGCGCCTGGTGTCGGCGTTCAGGGACAAGTTTGAGAGTCCGAACTCGTACTACCACCCGGTGTTCGGACGCCCCATCATCTCCAGGTACCGAGCCAACGCCTCGCTGGCGGCGCTGCGAACCGGCGCCGGCGTCACCTTCCGGGAGTTCGTCCAGTACCTGCTGGACGTGCGGAGGCCGGTGGGGATGGACATCCACTGGGAGCCGGCCAGCCAGCTCTGCCACCCCTGCCTCCTCCGCTACCACTTCATCGGCAAGTTTGAGAGTTTGGAGGAAGAAGCCAACTTCCTGCTGCGTGGCGTCGGGGCACCGGAAAACCTCACGTTTCCTCACTTCAAAGACCGGAATCCTCGGGAAGAACGGACGTCCTCCAGAATCACCCAGAAATACTTCCTCCAGCTCAACGCCACTGAGAGACAGAAGGTCTTTGACTTCTACTACATGGATTATGTCATGTTCAACTACAGCAAACCCTTCACAGACCTGcactga
- the LOC125015446 gene encoding carbohydrate sulfotransferase 8-like isoform X4: MSRVGSRLQDSVLSVLMKLVLGGSWFQSRWVLVLLGAGSLLLLVHLQDLTETMLQQNSGLQVLVGPRWPVEKPPVTKRHRKLLKNSPPPGGEEAEQHGELARTVASRRRLLMEVCGRYQSGVSGRVVSRRQVSRVFVEDRSQLLYCEVPKAGCSNWKRVLMVLGGSATSTRDIPHDAAHYANRLRRLDSYDGAGVARRLASYTKVLFVREPFERLVSAFRDKFESPNSYYHPVFGRPIISRYRANASLAALRTGAGVTFREFVQYLLDVRRPVGMDIHWEPASQLCHPCLLRYHFIGKFESLEEEANFLLRGVGAPENLTFPHFKDRNPREERTSSRITQKYFLQLNATERQKVFDFYYMDYVMFNYSKPFTDLH, translated from the exons ATGAGCCGGGTGGGGTCTAGGCTGCAGGACTCTGTGCTGTCCGTCCTCATGAAGCTGGTCCTGGGTGGGTCCTGGTTCCAGTCCCGGTGGGTCCTGGTCCTGCTGGGAGCTggatctctgctgctgctggtccaCCTCCAGGACCTGACGGAGACGATGCTGCAGCAGAACTCAG GTCTGCAGGTGCTGGTGGGTCCCCGTTGGCCTGTAGAGAAG CCTCCGGTCACCAAACGTCATAGGAAGTTGTTGAAGAACAGCCCCCCCCCTGGTGGCGAGGAGGCGGAGCAGCATGGGGAGCTGGCGAGGACTGTGGCGTCTCGGCGCCGCCTCCTGATGGAGGTGTGCGGCCGGTACCAGTCGGGCGTTTCCGGGCGCGTGGTGTCCCGGCGGCAGGTGTCCCGGGTGTTCGTGGAGGACCGGTCCCAGCTGCTGTACTGCGAGGTCCCAAAGGCCGGCTGCTCCAACTGGAAGCGGGTGCTGATGGTGCTGGGCGGCAGTGCCACCTCCACCCGAGACATTCCTCACGACGCGGCGCACTACGCCAACCGGCTGCGCCGCCTGGACAGCTACGACGGCGCCGGCGTGGCCCGGAGACTCGCCTCCTACACCAAGGTGCTGTTTGTGCGCGAGCCCTTCGAGCGCCTGGTGTCGGCGTTCAGGGACAAGTTTGAGAGTCCGAACTCGTACTACCACCCGGTGTTCGGACGCCCCATCATCTCCAGGTACCGAGCCAACGCCTCGCTGGCGGCGCTGCGAACCGGCGCCGGCGTCACCTTCCGGGAGTTCGTCCAGTACCTGCTGGACGTGCGGAGGCCGGTGGGGATGGACATCCACTGGGAGCCGGCCAGCCAGCTCTGCCACCCCTGCCTCCTCCGCTACCACTTCATCGGCAAGTTTGAGAGTTTGGAGGAAGAAGCCAACTTCCTGCTGCGTGGCGTCGGGGCACCGGAAAACCTCACGTTTCCTCACTTCAAAGACCGGAATCCTCGGGAAGAACGGACGTCCTCCAGAATCACCCAGAAATACTTCCTCCAGCTCAACGCCACTGAGAGACAGAAGGTCTTTGACTTCTACTACATGGATTATGTCATGTTCAACTACAGCAAACCCTTCACAGACCTGcactga